Within the Drosophila melanogaster chromosome 3R genome, the region AAACAAGGCATCATAGTTCAATAGAAAACATTATTTCATAAAACATTAAGGCATCCATAATGTTTTTGTGCTGCTTAAACGCACACTATGATTTTAAAAACTACTCCTACCAGTTTATATTGATCTCATTTTGTACGCCCAACTCAATTTGCAGCACGCATCATTCAGCCTACTACAACTTGCTGCCAATGTAAAAATAGTATGCTGCAACCACTGTGCCGGGAACGGATCGAAATAGAACAAAGGGAAAGGAATGAAACAAGACGAAACGGAACGAGACTAACACACTAACACACATTTCCAATGCGCAccgttttctttattttctgttaGGAGCATGCGCTTCAAAATTCACATGgcgccgctgccgctgcttttCCTCTGCCGCTGCCTTTTCCTCTGCCCACACCCACAACATGCACTTCCACTTAGCAAGCACAACAAAAAAGCGGGAGAATGGCAGAACATGTGAGCGTGTGGGTGAGAGTGTGTGCGACAAGGCAGCTGGAATAAAAAGGGAAGGGAAGAGCGAGAAGAAGGTAACGATCGCTGGGAAACTTTTGACTGTGAGCGAAAGAGAAAGATGTCTATATTCTGGAAGGATCAACCATTTTGAAACCGCGCTTAAAGCCAACAGATTATAGCATACTTAACGGGGCCATTCTCTAAGCTCAGCTGATTGCAAATCAAATCTATcatattatacatatttaaaattaccCCCGCTTTTAAATCAACTAATATGTTTATTCAATCTAATTTCTCTCGGGACATTATTCGTAAGTAAAACGTTAAGCATTAGCAGTGGTACAATAAACAACAATGAAACATTTCCCTAATCGATTTTGAGTCATTTTAGTAGGAAAGGGGTACTTTCCCTTGAATAGTCGTGTTGAAAGTCTATTTCTGGAAATAGGGTTCCGAAAACTTTCCTTAGAACTGATTCAAAAAGTACTTATTATCTACTGCACTGGGTTACCATGTTACTAAACCAAAACTGATATCAATAAAATGGACTCACCGCTATCGTCTTCTTCCGCTGTTCGGAGATCATGTTCTCGCTGGAACCCTTTAGTAGCTCGGCCAACAAAGCGGGCGTTGGCTTCAGACCTGCCTTTCCGCCACCTcctgatcccgatcccgaGGTTCCTCCAGCCAGTGGGGCATTTTTCGCAGCCTTGTCGCCAGATCCAGCATCCAAACTGCGCTTGCCAGCATGATGATGACCATGGCTGTGCCCATGGCCATGACcatggtgatggtggtgctgACTGGGACGCTCCGTGCTCATCGACTGGCTGCGCTTGCTGTGGTTAGATTTAGGAGCCGGAGCTTCAGAGGCAGCGCGCTTCATGTGGTGCACCTGGTCATCCAGTTCCGCCTGGCTCAGATTCTTGGCGGACACGGAGATTTGTGCAGTGGCCGCTGAGATGCCCTTGCTGGCGTGCTCCAGCTGCGAGGGCGTGGAAGCCGCACGAGCATGAGATGGCACTGGCAAAAAGGTACTTGTCTTTCTCACCCGCATTGAATTGGAGTACTGCGGCAGATTTCGGGAGGGACCAACCGTTCCACCAGCAGCCACACCAGGAGCTGATCCACGCAAGTGCAAGCTGGAAAATGAAgaaagtcataacaaatgtcTTCAACTTTAAGGTTCAAACTCACCTGTCCGTCTCTCGCAGCTCCTCCAGAATCTCTTCGAAGTGCATCCGGTTGGGCTTCTTCATCTCCGCTTCCAGCATCTGGCCGTAAGGACCTCTGAGTGGTCGTTTCGAAAATCTCTTGTAGTCGTAGTCGCCGCTGCTGGGCGTGGGACTGGAGGTAATACGCTCCCTTTCCCGCTCCCGTATGGCCCGATCGCATTCGTTGTCCGAGGTGGAATCGGTGCGCAGATAGCTCAGGCTCCGACATGAGGCATCGTCCTTTTCCTCGCTGCTGTGGCAGCTAAAGTTGCTTAACAGCTGCGCCTTGTCGCGCACCAATCCTCCACTGCCCCACGAAGGCGAACCCTTCTCCAGTTCGGGGGTATTCAATTCAAAGGAATAGGAGCTCTGCGGACTGCTGATGTACATTTGCGAGGCGCCAGGGGTGTTGGCTTCCGGAGATTCGGGTTTAATTGCATTCAGATTGGCCACACTTATGTCCAGGGCTAGACCACGTTGCGGTGCCTCCGTGGGAGCTTGCCAATCCGCATTATCTATGTACATGCCCTTACGTTTGGTGGACTTATCCAGATGCCTACGTTGCCGCTCATCCGTACTGTGTCGCGGAGTGGCTATGGCCTCTAAGGAGCTCCTCAGATCGACATTGGCCAGGTCCAGATCATCTTGGCTGTACTCCCTGATGTGGCGATCCATTGATGTATTCCTCGCCGTGGTGGCCACCTCTACTTGCGGCTCGTCCTCGATCTTAGCCAGTTCATCCCCTTCTTCCGAGGAACGACTCACAGATATGGTGGGCACAAGGTCACTTCTCACTGCTGTGGTCAACGTGGACGGCGTCTGGGAGATTTTGCAGGCTGCATGCGGAATGGGTGGCTGTATGGTCTCCGGGACAATACCAAATTCCTCAGGGGCCACCTCCACCCATTCTTGGGCGGGTGTCTCCAGCCATTCTTGGGCGGCACACTCATATACTGGCACTGGGATCTCACACGTGGTGGCCGTTTGCAGGAAGTTATCCGGCGGGGCCTCCAGTGGCAACTGCTCCTCCATCAGGGTTGCCAAATTCGGAGCACTGCCGCTCACCGACGAGGCGGGTGGTGTTATCTCCACTACTGGCTGCACAGGCGGCGGTACATCCTCCTTGATCAGGCAATCGGTTTCCGACTGAATGGTATCCGTAAGCGATTCCATAGTGGCATGTGCGGCTATCACACTGCTGGCGGTGGCCACCGGGAACACGATGCCTGAGCTGTCACTTGCTGCCAATTCGTTGCTAAAGATATCCTCCTCCTGGATGGCGTCGTGATCCAGCGACTTCTCCTGTCCGTAGTTCAGATTGATGCTGAGTTCGGTCTTTTTGAGTGGTATTCGCACCCAACCGGGATCCGGAGGAGCAATTTCCTCCTCCCTGGAGTGCGTCGGACTGGGACTGGGCGCCTCGATAGCCTTGTCCCGTTTTAAGCGATCTCTTAGAGCTGATAGAGTGGACTTGCAGTCGATCTGCGAGAACGAAACGGATCGAAATGGGGCTGCCTTGTGCGCGCTGCGTGAATCCGGCCGTGATGCTAGCGCCGTGCTCTCGAAACTGGCACTGCTGCTGGCAGTGGCCGACGCATCTACGCATCTGCTGGCCGCAGGTCTGTGATTCTGCTGCGCAGGTGGGGGCGGGGACTTGGACTTCTCGCGGTTGCTCAACATGAAGGCCTCCAGGTTGGAGAGACTCGTGTTTGGCCGAAGGGAGGCAAATATACGGGCAGCGGTGCTGagaccaacaccaccaccaccaccaccagcacctcCACTGTGACGTGTGGTGGTTTCTTCGCTGGGCATCCGGAGGTGAGCGCTGCCCGCTTCCGACTCCGAAGTTTGGCTGGCGCCCGTATCCTGGCGCTCCAGGTGCGATATGCGCGGCTTGCGGGGTGGTGGCACCGGTGGCGGCGGAGGTGGTggcggagtgggcgtggaCGAGGCGCGGGAACTACTGCCACCGCCGCCTCCTCCCCGCAAAAGTTCCGTTAGCTCGCGCAAACGCTCCGAACGGTCCGACGTCTTGCGCTGCTTTTCCGGACCGGAAGTGGATGacggcgaggaggaggacgtgGACGCGGAGGCGGCTGCCGCTGGTGATGATTTACGCCCGAAACCGAGACGCTGAAAGCGGTCCAGGGTATTACGTCGTTTCTCCATTGTGTGCTAAAAGTGCGAGAGTGCGAGGAGGGATAATTCGAGTTAAACGTTTATTATTCATCGACGGATTGCTCGGCCTGCCCGGGCCCATTATCCATTCGTCCGTTCCTCCCCAGCCTCATGTCTTTTTATGGACTAGCTGTGGGCGTACTTGTGAACCCACCCCAACCCACTACACCCCgctcacaaaataaaaacaaacaaatcgcTGGCAATTCAATTCGATACACTGAAGCGGCAGCAAACATTGAGTCAACACGGCGTATGTGTAATATCGGCAGAGAGGGAAGGAGTCGATGAAACGACGAACAGATTTCGCTTTCCCGCAGGATCGTATGGGTAATACGGAATGCTAATTGGAATGAGCATAAGCATTATGTATTTGAATGTCCGGAACCCAGCCAGCATGATTATATTAGGCGCCTTCTCATCCCCAGCGTCATTATATTCGCTGCACAATGACACACATACCAGCCAATCTACGAGAACACAATGTAAGGCAAGCCAACACGGTgctctatatatattaagcCGATTCGTGTATACATACGCACACAGTGATATTTTTAGTATAAACAACAGATCTCAGCCGCATATATAAAAGTACGTATTCCACATACGTATTTAAATCCAAATACATATaggtatatgtatgtaggtgGAATATACAGAAAATACAAGAGATCTTTGGGACTATGACTGGGAATGAATGAGCAGACAGGCCAACTTACAATACACTGCTAGGAAATCGTACTAGCTATGAcaatcaaatgttttaagaTAGATCATGCTTGAAAGCCTTGATAACACCATATAATATGAAATCCTTAAAGTTCCcttttattttacatatttcgattttaattttcccagCTATAGCATCctatttttcccagtgcacaCATTAAAAGAATTGTACAAACAACACAAAAGTAGAGCAATACTACCAATGAGATCTGTGGTGAGCAGAACTCTCGCAACCAACACCAATCACTGGCGAAAAGCCCACATTCTCCCAATCTCTCCGATTGAGCAGAAGAACGTGCCGTTCAGGTGGTGCCCATCCATCGAatcgtacatatatatatgactTATTCTCTGGCAGAACTACAATCTCCAAGAGATCTATTCTGGCCCATTGAAGGGGAAACAAACGTACGAGTAACTATATGATATATGGGATCAATAAAATCGATCAAAACAAAAGGTTTATGGCTGAAAATTGCGCACCCTGACAGTTTGGTGATGAATGGTGGCCATCGAGTTGCgggaaatgcaaatatacatttatacatttatCTATATCTGTTTAAGGCTGATATTCTCTTGCTCATTTCTTCTATGTTGGGTGCTATACTATCTTATGTGCTTTCAAATATGCCTATAGCTTATCTCATTTGTTTTAATACATTTCtgatttattaaaaacttacCCCGTTCTCCTTGTTAACCTCGTATGGAGCATCCACATGGAAATTACAGTGACAGGGCAGAAGAATATTGTTTAGCTTAATGTGGTTTGTTAGCTGATTGTTAATTTGGCTCGCAGCACTCACTTGGTTCAGTGCATTGCAACCACGATTGTGCTGCAGTGGCAGAGAAAACGAACTATTACGATCACTAATATTCTGGTTTATAACATTCGCAGTCACACGCGACAAATCGGTGTAGGGATCGTAAGGAACTTTGGGCTCTGCGTAATATTGTACTGGCAAACGCGATTCACTCAGTGACTTGTGCACTCCGTTGCTCTTTGCCACCACCACTTCCGGTTCCGGTTCGGAGTCGAAGGTCAGGCGACCGTGTCGATCATAACAGAGCGATCGCGGCCCCTTCAGCGATCCCCAAGTGCACTCCCCACTCGCTCCAAAGCGGCAATTGTAGTTGATGTTATTGCTGAAGTTGCCCTCGAAGGCATGGGGCTGGTAGTCCTTGGGGATGCAACAGCTGTTCGCCGGATAGATCCGAGGCGGAAAGTGAGTGGGGTTGGCAGGTGGCTGAGGGTGAgagtgatgatgatgttgctgttggcagACCAAACGGCGGGTCTTCAGAGCTGGTTCATCGGATGCAGAGAAATCCACACAGACACGCGGTTTCGGAGGAACTGGCGGCGGATGGCGATAGCTTCGATAGCTAACGGTGGCACAGGAATTGTAGTGTtgcaaatgctgttgctgttgttgtagctgctgctgctgctgctgctgctgtgacaGTTTTTTGTCAATTGTATAACAACAAATGGCTGGTGACTCGTCGCTGATTTCAGATGACAGGGACAACACTGGCGATGACGCGTCTCCcactgatgttgctgctgctgctgctgctactgttgCTGCCTCTGTTGATTTTTCCGTTTTCGTTGTTGATGTATTTGGCTGCCGCTTTTCTATTTCTATAACCGGCGGCCGCACAacgtcatcgtcgtcgtcagCGGCATCCTCATAATGAGCATCGACTAATACGCGCCTCGTCGAATCGACTTCCTCCCCATCGAAGACAAAGCCAAACGACGACAAATCGGACACTGAATCGTAGTCCCCAAAcggcagctgctgttgctgttgctgctgctgattctgcttctgctggtgctgctgatgttgctgctgttgccg harbors:
- the CG43102 gene encoding uncharacterized protein, isoform A, which gives rise to MRHSTRTVDSEAIQLEGEAIIGDQQVPHLAPLKLSSSLPTTPQLGQRVVRGRGYKKLSWNEEQPRRQTGERSMIARGQEARANPPLTYQHLTHNNNNINNNNNNNNNNNNDGEEYDPIAKYFANTQHQKLSPGIAAKSSRILCENCCGERQQQVGSSMDRQKQQPQQPHPQQQKRQQQQHQQHQQKQNQQQQQQQQLPFGDYDSVSDLSSFGFVFDGEEVDSTRRVLVDAHYEDAADDDDDVVRPPVIEIEKRQPNTSTTKTEKSTEAATVAAAAAATSVGDASSPVLSLSSEISDESPAICCYTIDKKLSQQQQQQQQLQQQQQHLQHYNSCATVSYRSYRHPPPVPPKPRVCVDFSASDEPALKTRRLVCQQQHHHHSHPQPPANPTHFPPRIYPANSCCIPKDYQPHAFEGNFSNNINYNCRFGASGECTWGSLKGPRSLCYDRHGRLTFDSEPEPEVVVAKSNGVHKSLSESRLPVQYYAEPKVPYDPYTDLSRVTANVINQNISDRNSSFSLPLQHNRGCNALNQVSAASQINNQLTNHIKLNNILLPCHCNFHVDAPYEVNKENGHTMEKRRNTLDRFQRLGFGRKSSPAAAASASTSSSSPSSTSGPEKQRKTSDRSERLRELTELLRGGGGGGSSSRASSTPTPPPPPPPPVPPPRKPRISHLERQDTGASQTSESEAGSAHLRMPSEETTTRHSGGAGGGGGGVGLSTAARIFASLRPNTSLSNLEAFMLSNREKSKSPPPPAQQNHRPAASRCVDASATASSSASFESTALASRPDSRSAHKAAPFRSVSFSQIDCKSTLSALRDRLKRDKAIEAPSPSPTHSREEEIAPPDPGWVRIPLKKTELSINLNYGQEKSLDHDAIQEEDIFSNELAASDSSGIVFPVATASSVIAAHATMESLTDTIQSETDCLIKEDVPPPVQPVVEITPPASSVSGSAPNLATLMEEQLPLEAPPDNFLQTATTCEIPVPVYECAAQEWLETPAQEWVEVAPEEFGIVPETIQPPIPHAACKISQTPSTLTTAVRSDLVPTISVSRSSEEGDELAKIEDEPQVEVATTARNTSMDRHIREYSQDDLDLANVDLRSSLEAIATPRHSTDERQRRHLDKSTKRKGMYIDNADWQAPTEAPQRGLALDISVANLNAIKPESPEANTPGASQMYISSPQSSYSFELNTPELEKGSPSWGSGGLVRDKAQLLSNFSCHSSEEKDDASCRSLSYLRTDSTSDNECDRAIRERERERITSSPTPSSGDYDYKRFSKRPLRGPYGQMLEAEMKKPNRMHFEEILEELRETDSLHLRGSAPGVAAGGTVGPSRNLPQYSNSMRVRKTSTFLPVPSHARAASTPSQLEHASKGISAATAQISVSAKNLSQAELDDQVHHMKRAASEAPAPKSNHSKRSQSMSTERPSQHHHHHGHGHGHSHGHHHAGKRSLDAGSGDKAAKNAPLAGGTSGSGSGGGGKAGLKPTPALLAELLKGSSENMISEQRKKTIADTRTYVVQEIYRNEQSYVESLQTVVVKYLKVLKAPEHAGMIDTRTVDEIFFMVPDILEIHEKFLSDLKSRLDDWDVQQKVGDAFMDTFSKLEVLEVYTSFVNNCNRAKNAIRSMKHQRPSFSKFLETTAREHKGKLTLDNLLIKPVQKFPNYELLFQRLIKHTDHDHPDTKHLQDVLKLVHDILVHINCKEREIMENGQREATLRELEGVIEGITDLIAPERQFLLFDLVSMPSGQGARKDRGFFLFNDLLVLTSIKKRSGTIRKPNSSICPGTVATTLDTNKYKFLTKISLDCLEIVKSKDENIKRIVSEIETLAEDCNKLQQITDITVTIKYPHQYLEDVIRELHREVQRQLSERQTNDTQLNMLELTVSSPNGNQKLAVVFSKTEKRTQWEESFNEAKQKLAATLERHPIPEFLTSIPIRKTRAGLQFTCAAATLSDNRDVWVCNSDGYVGQVCIMSLHPEPNVTSCNGVCNARILCVASVPAYSSAASSRNSSSEQPAGSGGQEEKDKRHTPQSYTQQLRDYRKSISPSFQSASASATATPEKKKLTPTPTPVAGGEPADAATTGGSDTQLELNLSSSDDETEAAAASLNVAGSTGSTLVERVPSPAPSYHGHQDSNPEEGESNQSTMWIGTEDGCIHVYNSTDNIRIKKNRIKIEHHSAVYSILYLDNRVFVSLANGDICVYLRDGATSWNTCSSHCLSIGTVTSPVNKLLNVNGRLWCSIQGIIKVLDVETLTVVNQIQISSDSKPITNMTVSNNHVWISIQNSAHIKCFHSNTHQLVTEVNLAPAVNKMLSNCDEIIRQHKAACLRVTSLLCCKDLIWIGTSAGVLLTIPAQGYEKGAINIVPTGIPHGHTGHVRFLTFVETTGLEGAASGAGGGRDAGSSNSDEYTKQGSIKHSKSKSETNNTLIISGGDGYEDFRNSGANSLSEIAGREDSTNHLLIWQI
- the CG43102 gene encoding uncharacterized protein, isoform C, whose product is MPEARQGYITYDLPARGKFDDLPMKTYYPSNENGNSWRSDLRTSSRTPQPIEVDQAVRRRNKSSRLISCCCMRHSTRTVDSEAIQLEGEAIIGDQQVPHLAPLKLSSSLPTTPQLGQRVVRGRGYKKLSWNEEQPRRQTGERSMIARGQEARANPPLTYQHLTHNNNNINNNNNNNNNNNNDGEEYDPIAKYFANTQHQKLSPGIAAKSSRILCENCCGERQQQVGSSMDRQKQQPQQPHPQQQKRQQQQHQQHQQKQNQQQQQQQQLPFGDYDSVSDLSSFGFVFDGEEVDSTRRVLVDAHYEDAADDDDDVVRPPVIEIEKRQPNTSTTKTEKSTEAATVAAAAAATSVGDASSPVLSLSSEISDESPAICCYTIDKKLSQQQQQQQQLQQQQQHLQHYNSCATVSYRSYRHPPPVPPKPRVCVDFSASDEPALKTRRLVCQQQHHHHSHPQPPANPTHFPPRIYPANSCCIPKDYQPHAFEGNFSNNINYNCRFGASGECTWGSLKGPRSLCYDRHGRLTFDSEPEPEVVVAKSNGVHKSLSESRLPVQYYAEPKVPYDPYTDLSRVTANVINQNISDRNSSFSLPLQHNRGCNALNQVSAASQINNQLTNHIKLNNILLPCHCNFHVDAPYEVNKENGHTMEKRRNTLDRFQRLGFGRKSSPAAAASASTSSSSPSSTSGPEKQRKTSDRSERLRELTELLRGGGGGGSSSRASSTPTPPPPPPPPVPPPRKPRISHLERQDTGASQTSESEAGSAHLRMPSEETTTRHSGGAGGGGGGVGLSTAARIFASLRPNTSLSNLEAFMLSNREKSKSPPPPAQQNHRPAASRCVDASATASSSASFESTALASRPDSRSAHKAAPFRSVSFSQIDCKSTLSALRDRLKRDKAIEAPSPSPTHSREEEIAPPDPGWVRIPLKKTELSINLNYGQEKSLDHDAIQEEDIFSNELAASDSSGIVFPVATASSVIAAHATMESLTDTIQSETDCLIKEDVPPPVQPVVEITPPASSVSGSAPNLATLMEEQLPLEAPPDNFLQTATTCEIPVPVYECAAQEWLETPAQEWVEVAPEEFGIVPETIQPPIPHAACKISQTPSTLTTAVRSDLVPTISVSRSSEEGDELAKIEDEPQVEVATTARNTSMDRHIREYSQDDLDLANVDLRSSLEAIATPRHSTDERQRRHLDKSTKRKGMYIDNADWQAPTEAPQRGLALDISVANLNAIKPESPEANTPGASQMYISSPQSSYSFELNTPELEKGSPSWGSGGLVRDKAQLLSNFSCHSSEEKDDASCRSLSYLRTDSTSDNECDRAIRERERERITSSPTPSSGDYDYKRFSKRPLRGPYGQMLEAEMKKPNRMHFEEILEELRETDSLHLRGSAPGVAAGGTVGPSRNLPQYSNSMRVRKTSTFLPVPSHARAASTPSQLEHASKGISAATAQISVSAKNLSQAELDDQVHHMKRAASEAPAPKSNHSKRSQSMSTERPSQHHHHHGHGHGHSHGHHHAGKRSLDAGSGDKAAKNAPLAGGTSGSGSGGGGKAGLKPTPALLAELLKGSSENMISEQRKKTIADTRTYVVQEIYRNEQSYVESLQTVVVKYLKVLKAPEHAGMIDTRTVDEIFFMVPDILEIHEKFLSDLKSRLDDWDVQQKVGDAFMDTFSKLEVLEVYTSFVNNCNRAKNAIRSMKHQRPSFSKFLETTAREHKGKLTLDNLLIKPVQKFPNYELLFQRLIKHTDHDHPDTKHLQDVLKLVHDILVHINCKEREIMENGQREATLRELEGVIEGITDLIAPERQFLLFDLVSMPSGQGARKDRGFFLFNDLLVLTSIKKRSGTIRKPNSSICPGTVATTLDTNKYKFLTKISLDCLEIVKSKDENIKRIVSEIETLAEDCNKLQQITDITVTIKYPHQYLEDVIRELHREVQRQLSERQTNDTQLNMLELTVSSPNGNQKLAVVFSKTEKRTQWEESFNEAKQKLAATLERHPIPEFLTSIPIRKTRAGLQFTCAAATLSDNRDVWVCNSDGYVGQVCIMSLHPEPNVTSCNGVCNARILCVASVPAYSSAASSRNSSSEQPAGSGGQEEKDKRHTPQSYTQQLRDYRKSISPSFQSASASATATPEKKKLTPTPTPVAGGEPADAATTGGSDTQLELNLSSSDDETEAAAASLNVAGSTGSTLVERVPSPAPSYHGHQDSNPEEGESNQSTMWIGTEDGCIHVYNSTDNIRIKKNRIKIEHHSAVYSILYLDNRVFVSLANGDICVYLRDGATSWNTCSSHCLSIGTVTSPVNKLLNVNGRLWCSIQGIIKVLDVETLTVVNQIQISSDSKPITNMTVSNNHVWISIQNSAHIKCFHSNTHQLVTEVNLAPAVNKMLSNCDEIIRQHKAACLRVTSLLCCKDLIWIGTSAGVLLTIPAQGYEKGAINIVPTGIPHGHTGHVRFLTFVETTGLEGAASGAGGGRDAGSSNSDEYTKQGSIKHSKSKSETNNTLIISGGDGYEDFRNSGANSLSEIAGREDSTNHLLIWQI
- the CG43102 gene encoding uncharacterized protein, isoform F; translation: MRHSTRTVDSEAIQLEGEAIIGDQQVPHLAPLKLSSSLPTTPQLGQRVVRGRGYKKLSWNEEQPRRQTGERSMIARGQEARANPPLTYQHLTHNNNNINNNNNNNNNNNNDGEEYDPIAKYFANTQHQKLSPGIAAKSSRILCENCCGERQQQVGSSMDRQKQQPQQPHPQQQKRQQQQHQQHQQKQNQQQQQQQQLPFGDYDSVSDLSSFGFVFDGEEVDSTRRVLVDAHYEDAADDDDDVVRPPVIEIEKRQPNTSTTKTEKSTEAATVAAAAAATSVGDASSPVLSLSSEISDESPAICCYTIDKKLSQQQQQQQQLQQQQQHLQHYNSCATVSYRSYRHPPPVPPKPRVCVDFSASDEPALKTRRLVCQQQHHHHSHPQPPANPTHFPPRIYPANSCCIPKDYQPHAFEGNFSNNINYNCRFGASGECTWGSLKGPRSLCYDRHGRLTFDSEPEPEVVVAKSNGVHKSLSESRLPVQYYAEPKVPYDPYTDLSRVTANVINQNISDRNSSFSLPLQHNRGCNALNQVSAASQINNQLTNHIKLNNILLPCHCNFHVDAPYEVNKENGHTMEKRRNTLDRFQRLGFGRKSSPAAAASASTSSSSPSSTSGPEKQRKTSDRSERLRELTELLRGGGGGGSSSRASSTPTPPPPPPPPVPPPRKPRISHLERQDTGASQTSESEAGSAHLRMPSEETTTRHSGGAGGGGGGVGLSTAARIFASLRPNTSLSNLEAFMLSNREKSKSPPPPAQQNHRPAASRCVDASATASSSASFESTALASRPDSRSAHKAAPFRSVSFSQIDCKSTLSALRDRLKRDKAIEAPSPSPTHSREEEIAPPDPGWVRIPLKKTELSINLNYGQEKSLDHDAIQEEDIFSNELAASDSSGIVFPVATASSVIAAHATMESLTDTIQSETDCLIKEDVPPPVQPVVEITPPASSVSGSAPNLATLMEEQLPLEAPPDNFLQTATTCEIPVPVYECAAQEWLETPAQEWVEVAPEEFGIVPETIQPPIPHAACKISQTPSTLTTAVRSDLVPTISVSRSSEEGDELAKIEDEPQVEVATTARNTSMDRHIREYSQDDLDLANVDLRSSLEAIATPRHSTDERQRRHLDKSTKRKGMYIDNADWQAPTEAPQRGLALDISVANLNAIKPESPEANTPGASQMYISSPQSSYSFELNTPELEKGSPSWGSGGLVRDKAQLLSNFSCHSSEEKDDASCRSLSYLRTDSTSDNECDRAIRERERERITSSPTPSSGDYDYKRFSKRPLRGPYGQMLEAEMKKPNRMHFEEILEELRETDSLHLRGSAPGVAAGGTVGPSRNLPQYSNSMRVRKTSTFLPVPSHARAASTPSQLEHASKGISAATAQISVSAKNLSQAELDDQVHHMKRAASEAPAPKSNHSKRSQSMSTERPSQHHHHHGHGHGHSHGHHHAGKRSLDAGSGDKAAKNAPLAGGTSGSGSGGGGKAGLKPTPALLAELLKGSSENMISEQRKKTIADTRTYVVQEIYRNEQSYVESLQTVVVKYLKVLKAPEHAGMIDTRTVDEIFFMVPDILEIHEKFLSDLKSRLDDWDVQQKVGDAFMDTFSKLEVLEVYTSFVNNCNRAKNAIRSMKHQRPSFSKFLETTAREHKGKLTLDNLLIKPVQKFPNYELLFQRLIKHTDHDHPDTKHLQDVLKLVHDILVHINCKEREIMENGQREATLRELEGVIEGITDLIAPERQFLLFDLVSMPSGQGARKDRGFFLFNDLLVLTSIKKRSGTIRKPNSSICPGTVATTLDTNKYKFLTKISLDCLEIVKSKDENIKRIVSEIETLAEDCNKLQQITDITVTIKYPHQYLEDVIRELHREVQRQLSERQTNDTQLNMLELTVSSPNGNQKLAVVFSKTEKRTQWEESFNEAKQKLAATLERHPIPEFLTSIPIRKTRAGLQFTCAAATLSDNRDVWVCNSDGYVGQVCIMSLHPEPNVTSCNGVCNARILCVASVPAYSSAASSRNSSSEQPAGSGGQEEKDKRHTPQSYTQQLRDYRKSISPSFQSASASATATPEKKKLTPTPTPVAGGEPADAATTGGSDTQLELNLSSSDDETEAAAASLNVAGSTGSTLVERVPSPAPSYHGHQDSNPEEGESNQSTMWIGTEDGCIHVYNSTDNIRIKKNRIKIEHHSAVYSILYLDNRVFVSLANGDICVYLRDGATSWNTCSSHCLSIGTVTSPVNKLLNVNGRLWCSIQGIIKVLDVETLTVVNQIQISSDSKPITNMTVSNNHVWISIQNSAHIKCFHSNTHQLVTEVNLAPAVNKMLSNCDEIIRQHKAACLRVTSLLCCKDLIWIGTSAGVLLTIPAQGYEKGAINIVPTGIPHGHTGHVRFLTFVETTGLEGAASGAGGGRDAGSSNSDEYTKQGSIKHSKSKSETNNTLIISGGDGYEDFRNSGANSLSEIAGREDSTNHLLIWQIXSRRRKNRWRLLLSRWKNNN